Proteins from a single region of Butyrivibrio fibrisolvens:
- a CDS encoding fumarate hydratase: MMREIDVKDITTAVKEMVIDANYHLSPDMEKILNEKASTEKSELGRSILSQLQKNLQIADADKIPICQDTGMAVIFIKVGQEVHLVGGNVTDAINEGVRQGYTEGYLRKSVVGDPLIRQNTNDNTPAVIHYEIVEGDKVEITCAPKGFGSENMSKVYMLKPADGEEGVKNAILHAVKDAGPNACPPMVVGVGIGGTFEKCAIMAKQALTREVGKHSDIPYVKDMEEEMLEKINQTGIGPGGLGGSTTALAVNINTYATHIAGLPVAVNICCHVNRHISRTL; the protein is encoded by the coding sequence ATTATGCGAGAAATAGATGTAAAAGATATAACAACAGCAGTAAAGGAGATGGTCATTGATGCCAATTACCATCTTTCTCCTGATATGGAAAAAATACTTAATGAAAAAGCTTCTACTGAAAAGTCCGAACTTGGAAGAAGCATTCTTTCTCAGCTTCAGAAGAATCTTCAGATAGCGGATGCTGACAAGATACCGATCTGCCAGGATACAGGAATGGCAGTTATCTTTATCAAAGTAGGTCAGGAAGTTCACCTTGTCGGAGGAAACGTGACAGACGCCATTAATGAAGGCGTAAGACAGGGCTATACAGAAGGCTATCTTAGAAAATCTGTCGTAGGCGATCCCCTTATAAGACAAAATACAAATGATAATACACCAGCTGTGATCCACTATGAAATAGTAGAAGGAGACAAGGTCGAGATAACATGCGCACCTAAAGGTTTTGGAAGCGAGAACATGAGTAAAGTCTATATGCTCAAACCTGCAGACGGCGAAGAAGGCGTCAAGAACGCCATCCTTCATGCCGTAAAGGATGCAGGCCCTAACGCATGCCCTCCTATGGTCGTAGGCGTAGGAATAGGCGGTACCTTTGAAAAGTGTGCCATCATGGCCAAACAAGCCCTTACAAGGGAAGTTGGCAAGCACTCAGATATACCATATGTTAAAGATATGGAAGAAGAGATGCTTGAGAAGATCAATCAGACAGGTATCGGCCCCGGAGGTCTTGGCGGCTCAACAACAGCCCTTGCAGTCAATATCAACACCTATGCAACCCACATAGCAGGACTACCGGTAGCAGTAAATATCTGCTGTCACGTTAACAGACACATATCAAGAACTCTATAA
- a CDS encoding Fe-S-containing hydro-lyase, whose translation MEYYINAPLTKEDAIKLRAGDMIYITGTIYTARDAAHKRMSEALAKGEELPLELKDNIIYYMGPSPARPGRPIGSAGPTTASRMDKYAPSLLDLGLRGMIGKGKRTQEVKDAIVRNDAVYFAAIGGAGALLSKAITSATVIAYDDLGTEAIRKLEVENFPCIVVIDSEGTNLYEQV comes from the coding sequence ATGGAATATTATATAAACGCTCCACTTACTAAAGAAGACGCCATAAAGCTCAGGGCTGGTGACATGATCTATATCACAGGAACTATATATACAGCCAGAGACGCAGCTCACAAAAGAATGTCAGAAGCACTTGCAAAGGGAGAAGAGCTACCTTTAGAGCTTAAAGACAATATCATATATTATATGGGACCATCTCCTGCAAGACCCGGAAGACCCATAGGATCAGCAGGCCCCACAACAGCCAGCAGAATGGATAAATACGCTCCAAGTCTCCTTGACCTGGGACTCAGAGGCATGATAGGTAAAGGTAAAAGGACACAAGAAGTAAAAGATGCAATAGTCCGAAACGACGCAGTATACTTTGCAGCAATAGGCGGTGCCGGGGCTCTTCTGTCAAAAGCTATAACATCTGCTACAGTTATCGCTTATGATGATCTGGGAACAGAAGCAATAAGAAAACTTGAAGTAGAGAACTTTCCATGCATAGTCGTAATAGACAGTGAGGGAACAAATCTTTACGAACAGGTATAG
- a CDS encoding PLP-dependent transferase — protein sequence MGELWDKLTELSNSDMYPFHMPGHKRNIDTGMSTDLFFDRDITEIDDFDNLHDASSLLYTCQKRANDLYKAGETFFLVNGSTCGVLSAVSAVAGDGDTILTARNCHKSLFHAAYLRNLNLKYLYPENTSGFGFCGPVSPDDVADALMNNTEVKAVFITSPTYEGVYSDIRKIADIAHSHGLPLIVDEAHGAHLDIAEGMPEGAIAQGADIVIHSLHKTLPSVTQTALLHVNGDLVDRDRLKRFLRIYQSSSPSYLMMASIDDCITYMMQHGDEYAKALLSYHDQILDVAGRLRHLEVPGYSVVNDPCKIVISCRNTSITGTQLYDILRSRYGLQPEMACESYVLMIITGMDTQKGIERLIEALEDIDGAIESKIDEFDSETDHELNPDCISEGYFENDHEVNTKDNSEANNESDIRHERLTRSISLRNAWDREHEYIPLDSAPGRVAGDFVNLYPPGIPLVVPGEEISADLIKAIKEDLDKGLNVQGIEQKSLIRVVV from the coding sequence TTGGGAGAATTATGGGATAAGCTGACAGAGCTGTCGAATAGTGATATGTATCCTTTTCACATGCCTGGGCACAAGAGAAATATTGATACTGGTATGAGTACAGATCTCTTTTTTGATCGTGATATTACAGAGATAGATGATTTTGATAACCTTCATGATGCCAGTAGCTTGCTATATACCTGTCAGAAGAGGGCTAATGATCTGTATAAGGCGGGGGAAACCTTTTTCCTTGTAAATGGATCTACATGCGGCGTTCTATCGGCTGTATCGGCTGTGGCAGGTGATGGAGATACAATCCTTACAGCAAGGAACTGCCATAAGTCTTTATTTCATGCAGCATATCTTCGTAATCTCAACTTAAAGTATTTGTATCCTGAGAATACCTCCGGATTTGGTTTTTGCGGACCTGTATCACCTGATGATGTAGCTGATGCACTTATGAATAATACAGAAGTTAAGGCTGTGTTTATCACATCTCCGACTTATGAGGGTGTATATTCTGATATCAGGAAGATTGCTGATATTGCTCATTCTCATGGATTGCCTCTCATAGTTGATGAAGCTCATGGAGCTCATCTTGATATAGCAGAGGGGATGCCGGAAGGAGCTATAGCCCAGGGAGCAGATATTGTAATACATAGTCTTCATAAGACGCTTCCATCAGTTACCCAGACGGCTCTTTTACATGTTAACGGTGATCTGGTCGATAGAGACAGACTTAAGAGATTTCTAAGGATCTATCAGTCAAGTAGTCCTTCTTACCTGATGATGGCTTCAATAGATGACTGCATAACTTATATGATGCAGCATGGAGATGAATATGCTAAAGCTCTTTTGTCATATCATGATCAGATACTGGACGTGGCAGGAAGATTAAGGCATCTGGAAGTGCCGGGGTATTCAGTAGTTAATGATCCATGCAAGATTGTCATCTCCTGTAGGAATACATCGATAACCGGAACGCAGCTGTACGATATATTAAGGTCCAGATACGGCTTACAGCCCGAAATGGCATGTGAAAGCTATGTTCTTATGATAATCACTGGTATGGATACGCAGAAGGGCATAGAGAGGCTTATAGAGGCTCTGGAAGATATAGATGGTGCGATAGAGTCAAAGATAGATGAATTTGATTCTGAGACAGATCATGAATTGAATCCTGATTGCATTTCTGAAGGGTATTTCGAAAACGATCACGAAGTGAATACTAAAGATAATTCTGAAGCCAACAATGAATCCGATATCAGACACGAAAGATTGACCAGAAGTATATCTCTTCGCAATGCCTGGGACAGGGAACATGAATATATACCACTGGACAGTGCGCCAGGGAGAGTAGCAGGAGACTTTGTTAATCTGTATCCTCCGGGGATTCCACTCGTTGTACCGGGAGAAGAGATTTCTGCAGATCTTATCAAAGCTATAAAAGAAGACCTTGATAAAGGACTTAATGTTCAGGGAATAGAACAAAAATCATTAATAAGGGTTGTAGTGTGA
- a CDS encoding guanylate kinase yields MGKIVLLMGKSTTGKDTVYKNLLERNTCNLKKVVLYTTRPMRDKEENGVQYFFCDEEGYQKFLNDRKIIEGRTYDTCYGPWRYFTVDDGQIDLESGSSLMIGTIEAYESMVRYFGKDKVVPVYIEISDRIRLERAMHRENKQEHPKYDEMCRRYLADEEDFSEEKIKAAGITRRFNNEGTIDHILDEITEYLKEMDV; encoded by the coding sequence ATGGGTAAAATAGTTCTGCTCATGGGAAAGAGCACAACAGGCAAAGATACTGTATACAAGAACCTTCTTGAAAGAAATACATGCAATCTTAAAAAGGTTGTTTTATATACTACAAGACCTATGCGAGATAAAGAAGAGAATGGAGTTCAGTACTTCTTTTGTGATGAAGAGGGTTATCAGAAGTTTTTGAATGACCGAAAAATAATAGAAGGACGAACTTATGATACATGCTATGGTCCATGGCGTTATTTTACTGTAGATGACGGTCAGATCGATCTTGAGTCAGGAAGCTCTCTTATGATCGGCACAATTGAAGCGTATGAGTCCATGGTCAGATATTTTGGTAAGGACAAGGTAGTTCCTGTTTATATCGAGATCTCAGACAGAATCCGCTTAGAGCGTGCTATGCACAGGGAAAATAAGCAGGAGCACCCCAAGTACGATGAGATGTGCCGCAGGTACCTTGCAGACGAAGAGGATTTTTCTGAGGAAAAGATCAAAGCGGCAGGCATAACAAGACGATTCAATAACGAAGGCACAATAGACCATATTCTCGACGAGATAACAGAGTATCTTAAAGAGATGGATGTTTGA
- a CDS encoding YaaR family protein: MDIKIGQVGQTQQVQAPEATQPIDDQFKFTLASKLEDTTLADRLTTMMQDIQQQGKLIGKKHDIRDMQRYRKLIKEFLNEVITRSHTFSRENFLDRKGRHRVYGIVRLVNENLDALTQELFKDEKDHIAIMGRIGDIEGLILDIFT, from the coding sequence ATGGATATAAAGATAGGTCAGGTCGGGCAGACGCAGCAGGTGCAGGCGCCTGAGGCTACCCAGCCTATTGATGATCAGTTCAAATTCACACTGGCCTCCAAGCTTGAAGACACAACTCTTGCTGACCGCCTCACTACTATGATGCAGGACATTCAGCAGCAGGGTAAGCTTATAGGCAAAAAGCACGACATCAGAGACATGCAAAGATACAGGAAGCTTATAAAGGAATTCCTGAACGAAGTCATCACAAGGTCACATACTTTTTCCAGAGAGAACTTTTTGGACAGAAAAGGAAGACACCGCGTATATGGCATAGTAAGGCTGGTTAATGAGAATCTGGATGCCCTTACACAGGAACTTTTTAAGGACGAAAAAGACCATATCGCCATCATGGGGAGAATTGGCGATATTGAGGGTCTGATCCTGGATATTTTTACATGA
- a CDS encoding DNA polymerase III subunit delta' C-terminal domain-containing protein, protein MILTCGHKVIERGLGMADFADIIGQKQMIDHLQNALRTGKASHAYIITGEKESGKEFIARIFAKTLMCSDRHEDYGLIEPCHKCHSCIQADSASNPDIITVTHEKPNTISVDEIRAICDDVVIKPYVGPYKIYIFPDGEKMNIQAQNALLKTLEEPPSYVVMLILTDNLDVFLPTILSRCVVLPMKPAPDEDIKHFLMKEYHTPDYRADLCVSFARGNVGKAILLSQNEDFERMRKQTFSLLQKISRKELHEILDLVKEIETPQDESGNAENVDKKEVISDFLDMLLFFFRDVLVYKATESDGGLIFAGDLSYIRDTAEKCTFEGLNSIVELISKTRRRIQVNVNPDIAVEMLMIGIKDNMK, encoded by the coding sequence ATGATCTTAACTTGTGGTCACAAGGTTATAGAAAGAGGACTGGGAATGGCGGATTTTGCCGATATCATCGGACAAAAGCAGATGATAGACCATCTGCAGAATGCGCTGCGTACGGGAAAAGCATCGCATGCATATATAATTACGGGTGAGAAGGAGTCTGGTAAGGAGTTCATTGCAAGGATCTTTGCTAAGACGCTTATGTGCAGCGACAGGCATGAAGACTATGGTCTTATTGAGCCTTGCCATAAGTGTCATTCCTGCATTCAGGCAGATAGCGCCAGTAACCCCGACATAATAACTGTCACACACGAAAAGCCTAACACTATCAGTGTTGATGAGATTCGTGCGATCTGTGATGACGTTGTTATCAAGCCTTACGTGGGTCCTTACAAGATCTATATTTTCCCAGATGGAGAGAAGATGAATATCCAGGCGCAGAATGCGCTTCTAAAGACGCTGGAGGAGCCTCCGTCTTATGTTGTTATGTTGATACTTACTGACAATCTGGACGTCTTCCTTCCGACTATTTTATCAAGATGCGTGGTGCTTCCCATGAAGCCGGCGCCTGATGAAGACATTAAGCATTTCCTCATGAAAGAGTATCACACGCCGGATTACAGGGCTGATCTGTGCGTCTCCTTTGCCAGAGGTAATGTTGGTAAGGCCATCCTTCTGTCCCAGAATGAAGACTTTGAGAGGATGAGGAAGCAGACCTTTAGCCTTTTGCAGAAGATAAGTCGTAAAGAGCTTCACGAGATCCTTGATCTGGTCAAAGAGATTGAGACACCGCAGGATGAGAGCGGTAATGCAGAGAACGTCGACAAGAAGGAAGTAATATCCGATTTTTTGGATATGCTGTTGTTCTTTTTCAGGGATGTGCTTGTGTACAAGGCGACGGAAAGTGACGGGGGCTTGATTTTCGCAGGCGACCTATCGTATATTAGAGATACGGCTGAAAAGTGCACTTTTGAGGGCTTAAATAGCATAGTGGAACTTATCAGCAAGACGAGAAGAAGAATACAAGTTAACGTTAATCCCGACATTGCGGTAGAGATGCTGATGATCGGTATTAAGGATAATATGAAATGA
- the ricT gene encoding stage 0 sporulation family protein: protein MTRVIGVRFRTAGKIYFFDPGELEIKRGSHVIVETARGIEYGTVVAPAYDVEDDKVVKPIKTVIRIANETDENQEKTNREKEKEAFKVCQEKIRKHGLDMKLIDAEYTFDNNKILFYFTADGRIDFRALVKDLAAVFRTRIELRQIGVRDETKIIGGYGICGRPLCCHSYLSDFAPVSIKMAKEQNLSLNPTKISGVCGRLMCCLKNEEEVYEELNKKLPKVGDIVRTDDGFEGEVANVGVLRQTVRILVDVNDEKEVHDYTADQVHFVRKKSKHGNEPKNDKTEEVSLEELKALEDMGTSGDLDSEDGQEQGGQRNQGRNNRNQGPRNNRPGKGDNNRNNNRNNDNRSVNRNGDNRNSENRNSDNRGGDNRNSDNRNADNRGDNRNNDSRNADNRNTDNRGDNNRYNDNRNADGRNGGRDNNGQNGNNRGNGQGDNGGHNNGGRNNNRHNNRHGNRRPNQNGNGQQNDNQ, encoded by the coding sequence ATGACCAGAGTTATAGGCGTACGCTTTCGTACTGCCGGAAAGATATATTTTTTTGATCCGGGAGAATTAGAAATTAAAAGAGGCAGCCATGTTATCGTGGAGACTGCCAGAGGTATAGAATACGGAACAGTTGTGGCTCCGGCTTATGACGTTGAAGATGACAAGGTTGTAAAGCCCATCAAGACTGTAATCCGTATTGCCAACGAGACTGATGAGAATCAGGAGAAGACTAACAGAGAGAAAGAGAAGGAAGCTTTCAAGGTTTGTCAGGAAAAGATCCGCAAGCACGGCCTTGATATGAAGCTTATTGATGCTGAGTATACTTTTGATAACAATAAGATTCTCTTTTACTTTACAGCAGACGGAAGAATCGATTTCCGTGCGCTGGTCAAAGATCTTGCTGCTGTATTCAGAACAAGGATCGAGCTTCGCCAGATCGGTGTAAGAGATGAGACCAAGATAATCGGAGGATATGGTATCTGTGGAAGACCACTTTGCTGCCACTCATATCTTTCTGATTTTGCGCCTGTGTCTATCAAGATGGCCAAGGAGCAGAACCTGTCCCTTAATCCGACCAAGATCTCAGGTGTGTGCGGAAGACTTATGTGCTGCCTCAAGAACGAAGAAGAGGTCTATGAAGAGCTTAATAAAAAGCTTCCTAAAGTTGGTGACATCGTAAGAACAGATGACGGTTTTGAAGGTGAAGTTGCCAATGTCGGTGTCCTTCGTCAGACAGTTCGTATTCTTGTTGATGTTAATGACGAGAAAGAAGTTCACGACTATACAGCTGATCAGGTTCATTTTGTAAGAAAGAAGTCTAAGCATGGTAATGAACCTAAGAACGATAAGACTGAAGAAGTGAGCCTTGAAGAGCTTAAGGCCCTTGAAGATATGGGTACAAGCGGTGACCTTGATAGTGAGGATGGCCAGGAGCAGGGCGGCCAGAGAAATCAGGGCAGAAACAACAGAAACCAGGGACCAAGAAATAACAGACCTGGAAAAGGCGATAATAACAGAAACAATAACAGAAATAATGACAATAGATCTGTAAACAGAAACGGCGATAACAGAAACTCTGAAAACAGAAATTCCGATAATCGTGGCGGCGATAACAGAAATTCTGATAATAGAAACGCTGATAATCGCGGAGACAACAGAAATAACGATAGCCGAAACGCTGACAATAGAAATACAGATAATCGTGGCGATAACAACAGATATAATGACAATAGGAACGCTGACGGCAGAAACGGTGGCAGAGATAACAATGGCCAGAATGGCAATAACCGCGGTAATGGCCAGGGCGATAACGGCGGTCATAATAATGGCGGTAGAAATAATAACCGCCATAACAACAGACATGGCAACAGACGCCCTAACCAGAATGGAAATGGCCAGCAAAATGATAATCAGTAA
- a CDS encoding tRNA1(Val) (adenine(37)-N6)-methyltransferase, which yields MEVELKPGERIDDLQRDGLRIIQDPERFCFGMDAVLLSGFATAADPVKGIVVGNSMEGKRVLDMGTGTGILPILLSSKTKASELIGLEIQEDSAEMAKRSIDLNDLSPRVSIVCGDIKDASNIFGAASFDVITCNPPYMIGGHGLQNPDSPKAIARHEVMCTFEDIATQAEKLLKPSGRLFLVHRPFRLSEIMVTLTKHRLEPKRMQLVYPYIDKEPNMVLIEAVRGGKPRITVERPLIIYKAPGEYTQEVYDIYGY from the coding sequence ATGGAAGTAGAATTAAAGCCAGGTGAAAGGATAGATGATCTTCAAAGAGACGGACTACGGATAATACAGGATCCGGAACGTTTTTGCTTTGGGATGGACGCTGTTCTTTTGTCTGGCTTTGCTACTGCAGCAGATCCGGTCAAAGGAATAGTGGTTGGAAACTCGATGGAAGGAAAGCGTGTACTTGATATGGGTACAGGAACAGGCATCCTTCCAATTCTTTTGTCATCAAAAACAAAAGCATCAGAGCTTATAGGACTTGAGATACAGGAAGACAGCGCTGAGATGGCAAAGAGGAGTATAGATCTAAATGATCTTTCACCAAGGGTTTCTATAGTATGCGGGGACATTAAGGATGCAAGTAATATATTTGGAGCAGCATCTTTTGACGTGATAACCTGTAACCCTCCCTACATGATAGGAGGTCATGGACTTCAGAATCCGGATTCGCCAAAGGCTATTGCAAGACATGAAGTTATGTGTACTTTTGAAGATATAGCGACTCAGGCAGAAAAACTTTTAAAGCCGTCAGGAAGACTATTCCTTGTTCACAGGCCATTTCGCCTTTCGGAGATAATGGTGACACTGACAAAGCACAGACTTGAGCCTAAACGTATGCAATTGGTATACCCTTATATCGACAAGGAACCTAATATGGTTCTTATCGAAGCGGTAAGAGGTGGAAAGCCAAGGATCACTGTTGAAAGACCCCTGATAATATATAAAGCTCCCGGAGAATATACTCAAGAAGTGTATGATATCTATGGGTATTAA